The genomic region CGCTGCTGTTGGTGAGCGACCGAGGCGTCTTCACACCGGAAGAGGAGTACCGGCGACGCTTCCAGGTCCGCATCCTGCCCAAGGATGACGCCCGGCTGCTGCTGCGCCGGGAGGAGATGGTGCCACTGGCGCAGGCACGCTGATCAACAGCCGACTTCCGTGCCGCGAGCTTCAGAACGGCAGGAGGAACACGGCCATCAGCGCCAGGTACATGACGATGACGAAGAACATCGCCAGGTAGTTCGGGTCGGTGTCGTACATCAGGGAGTTGGGATTCATGGTGGCCTTCTTTCGGAGGTCTTCACCCTTTCCTACGGCCCGAGTCCCAAATCATTGCGCCACGACTCCCCCCGAATCGGGCACGCCCCAGCTGCTCGCACGCGCACCAGGCAACCAGGCCTCACTGGAGCAGGTGTGAACCTCCACGGAGCGATCCCCCTTCCGCCAGGTGGCGCATGGCGGCCGCGAGCCAGCGCACGCACTCCTTCCACCCCACGGAGGTCGGAGCGCCGCCACGGAACATGTCATGGGCACGCTCGAGTCCCTCCTCGAGAGACCCCTCGGACGGCATCGGAATCTCCAGGTAGAGGGACTCGGCGAACTCCGGATCAATGGGAGCGTGGATCCACACGGACCACTGGTGCTGAGGAGGCACGGCCTCGACGACATAGATCTCGGTGACGGCGTGGGGGCAGTCCGCCGCGTCACCGAGCGTAATCCCCGCCTCGGGCGGAACGCGCACCAACAAGGAGGAAACGGGGAGCCGAGGCGTCTGCCAGGGCTTCTCCAGGGAGTCGGGCTGGCGCAGCAGATTCGCGAGCACGGGCGTGACCTTGTAGGCGTGACGACCGCCCAGGTCGTGCGCCACGAGGTGCCAGTGGCGCAGGGCCTGCCAGGCGAAGTCCTCGAGGGCACGCACGTACCGCGCCTCGGGGAACGGGCCGTTGCGCTGGAGCACCATGGACAAGCGGTTCACCTGCAACGCGACGAACTCGGGGTCCGTGTACACGGTGCTGAAGCGGGTGAAGCCCACGCGCTGGGCGATGTGCTCGATGGCGAGGTAGGTCATATGGCCGAGCACCTGCCAGGCCTTGTCCCATGGCAGGCGCCCCGCGTTCATGTCTTCCACAGCGGCACTGATGCCTTTGTGGATTCCCAACGCCTGGATGTAGCGGCGACCGATCTCCAAGTAGTCCTGCTCGAGGAGTACGAAGCGCTCGAACAACGTTGCATCAGGTGGAATGTCTCTTCCCAAGTAGGGCCTCCCGAACCCTACTTACCGCGTTGGGTGCCCACGTGTGGAGAAGATTCGACATGCCGAGGTGAACTCAGGGAAAGACCACGTTTGCCAGCGTGAGGGTGCGGCCCCCGTCTGCCTCGAGCAAGTCGAGATGGTAGCGCTCCTGAAGTTGCCCGCGCCCAGCCTCCACCTCGAGGAGGAGAATGCTCCTCTCGGGAGAAGAAGGCGTCTGCACCTCCACCATCTGAAGCTGAAGAGGCGGAGAAGCCCTCAGCACCGCGCCTCCCGCCTTCCACGCAGCAGCCCCTCCCTCGGCCTGAAGTTCCAACCTCAGCGCAATGCGCTTGCGCGCGCGAAAGCTGAGCGCCGCTTCCACCCGGACCTCCGCTCCCTTCTCCACTCGGAGAACGGAACGAAGGTCCAGACCATCGATCCCCAGGACATCCAGTTCCCCAGCCGCGAGGAGCCCTAGCAACCCTTCCCCTTCGCAGAAGAATGGCAGGCGGTGAATCTCCACCTGCCGCTCGCCCTGCGAGGAGGACACCTCGAGAAGGAACTCCGCACTCCGAGGCACCAAATCATCAGAGAAGCGAACCACCAGACGCAGTCGCCTTCCCACCGGCAAGCCTGTCCCAAGAAGAAGGAAGACGCTGCGCTCGCCGATCTCGGCCCCCTGGAAGGACTCACGTGCCTCCAATTCTACTCCGTCCTTCTCGAGAGGGACGTTGAACAGCAAGAGAGTGGAGCGCCCAGGTTGGATGAACACCGTGGGAACTTCGGAGCCATCCGCCTTCAACTGGATGTGACGAACCCTCTTACCGACCGAGGAGGAGTCGGATTGAGCGTGCGCAACTCCTGCGAGGAGCAAAAGGCTGAGCAGAACAAGAGCGCGCAAGCGCGCTTCTGCTCCCTGCTCGGGGCAAGGCATCATCCTCAGAACTTCCGCGCCTCCGGGCCCTTCCCCCACACGTCCACAGGCATCGCCTTGAGATCCGCCATATCCACCGTACCGACCCCAGGCTCCTGGCCGCGCTCAGCCAAGTTGATGCCAGGCTCAAACCAGACGCCCCTCGGCCCGTCCTCGCGATGCTCGAACTGCATGCACACTTCGAACTGCCGACCATCCGGCAGCTCGATGCGATCGAAGCGCCCATAGAGTCGATCACGCACCCAGATCCGCCCGATGAACCGGGTTCTTCTCGGGAGCGTGGACCCACCCAGGTTGTCGTCCATCATCGTCCAGACAACCCTCTCGCTCTCGCGCACGGGAATGACATACGACCCACTTGTAATTTGTGAGTACTCGATGGGGCCGATCCTGATCCCGCTGAGGATGCGAAACTGATCGAAGGTCTCGCTGGCTCTCCTGGGGCAGTCCCGGTCCGTCGGCAGCGGGGGCGGAGAACTCGCGCAGCCAGCGAGCGCCGTGCAGGTAGCAGCCACGACCGCCGCCTTGCGCACTCCCTCCAGCGACTTCTTCGCCGGCTTCTCGGTCTCGGGGGGCGTCCTGGGCACTTCCTGGCCTGTGGGTTGATTCGACTTCTGGGGCGTCTTCACCAAGGGAACATCCTCTGGATTCGTCGTCGCAACGACGACCGCGGGGGTTGGCTCCCGATACGGGGCCGCGGTCCAGAAAGGTTCAGGCCACTTGGGCTCCAACGCCAATTTCTGACCTGCCAGGGAGGATGATTTTTCTCCTACCCCAGAGGTTGGAAGGGTTTGCGCCGAGCCCCACGCCGCCAGGACGGAGAGCCCGCCCAGCACCACCAGCCCCAGGGCCACAACGCCCGCCACGGCGCGAGCCCGACCGACGCGGACCGGCCGGCCTACCGCTTCAACGACAGGTGGCGGCAAGGTGGCGGAAGCGGCCTCCATGCCCCTTCCGCGAAACAACGCCCCGGGGAGCCAGGCCGAGCGCCTCCGCCGAGCCCCCTGCACCGTCGGAGGCAGCGTGGGCCACTCCGGCAGGCGCGCGCGCCGCTCCGGCTTCTCGGGAGCGCGCTGGGCTTCAGGCACGAGCTCCCACGCGAAGAGCTCCGCCTCCAGGGCTTCGAACCCGGCGAAGGACATCGCGGCCACCAGCGCCACGTGGACCTCCGCGCACGAGGGAAACCGGTCCTGGAGCCTCCGGGCCATCATGCGCAGGACGACGTCACTCACGGCCCGGGGAATGCGGGGATTGATGTCCGCGGGGGCGGGCGGCACGTGGCCCTCGATGGAGCCGAACAGCTCGTCCCACGCCACATCGGGTGGAAAGGGCCAGTGGCCGGTCAGCGCCCGGTAGGCGCTCACGCCCAGCGCATACACCTCATCGGTGGGCTTGTAGACGTAGCGCACCCCCGGCTTGCCGCCATGCTTGCGCCAGAAGGCCACCGCCTCGGGGCTGCGCAGATGAGGAGTGCCCGGAGCCATGCCCTGGGTGGTGAGGGCGTCCGCCCCCGCGTACCAGCCCACGCCGAAGTCGATGAGCACGGGCTTTCCATCGGGCTCACGAATGAGGATGTGCTCGGGCTTGAGGTCCCGGTGGAGCACGCCTTCGGAGTGCAGGTGCTCCAGGGCCAGCGCCACCGTGGCCAGCTTCTCGACGGCGACGCGGACGGAGGGGTTGCGCGCCTGGGCCCAGGAGTGGAGGGGCAACCCCGGCACCCAGTCCATGACGAAGTAGAGGTAGCCCGTCACGGGGTGGGGCCAGCGCCCGCAGGCGTGGAAGCGCACCACATGGGGGTGGAGGGCCCGGGTCATCAGCAGGGCGATCTCCCGTCCCAGACGCTCGTCCCCGAGGCGCCGAGCCACCTTCAGGGCGAAGAACTCCCCAGGTTGGGCGGTGGACTCCACGCGGTAGGCGGCGCCGAAGCCACCGCCCCCCAGCGGCGACAGGATGCGCCAGCCATTCACCTCGGTCCCTGGGGCCAGCGCCTCCGGGGACACCTGGATGTTCTCCGCGTTGACTGCCATGGGGGCGTTCCCTCCTCTTGGGAACACCCAACCTAGCAGGTCACTGACTCACCAAGTAGGGGGGA from Hyalangium ruber harbors:
- a CDS encoding DUF2381 family protein, encoding MMPCPEQGAEARLRALVLLSLLLLAGVAHAQSDSSSVGKRVRHIQLKADGSEVPTVFIQPGRSTLLLFNVPLEKDGVELEARESFQGAEIGERSVFLLLGTGLPVGRRLRLVVRFSDDLVPRSAEFLLEVSSSQGERQVEIHRLPFFCEGEGLLGLLAAGELDVLGIDGLDLRSVLRVEKGAEVRVEAALSFRARKRIALRLELQAEGGAAAWKAGGAVLRASPPLQLQMVEVQTPSSPERSILLLEVEAGRGQLQERYHLDLLEADGGRTLTLANVVFP
- a CDS encoding serine/threonine protein kinase, encoding MAVNAENIQVSPEALAPGTEVNGWRILSPLGGGGFGAAYRVESTAQPGEFFALKVARRLGDERLGREIALLMTRALHPHVVRFHACGRWPHPVTGYLYFVMDWVPGLPLHSWAQARNPSVRVAVEKLATVALALEHLHSEGVLHRDLKPEHILIREPDGKPVLIDFGVGWYAGADALTTQGMAPGTPHLRSPEAVAFWRKHGGKPGVRYVYKPTDEVYALGVSAYRALTGHWPFPPDVAWDELFGSIEGHVPPAPADINPRIPRAVSDVVLRMMARRLQDRFPSCAEVHVALVAAMSFAGFEALEAELFAWELVPEAQRAPEKPERRARLPEWPTLPPTVQGARRRRSAWLPGALFRGRGMEAASATLPPPVVEAVGRPVRVGRARAVAGVVALGLVVLGGLSVLAAWGSAQTLPTSGVGEKSSSLAGQKLALEPKWPEPFWTAAPYREPTPAVVVATTNPEDVPLVKTPQKSNQPTGQEVPRTPPETEKPAKKSLEGVRKAAVVAATCTALAGCASSPPPLPTDRDCPRRASETFDQFRILSGIRIGPIEYSQITSGSYVIPVRESERVVWTMMDDNLGGSTLPRRTRFIGRIWVRDRLYGRFDRIELPDGRQFEVCMQFEHREDGPRGVWFEPGINLAERGQEPGVGTVDMADLKAMPVDVWGKGPEARKF